A single Bacillus sp. OxB-1 DNA region contains:
- a CDS encoding PepSY domain-containing protein → MTNRHWQGNDGYWGNHWQNPQYRRISLEQAIAIAQEQVPGNVVKAELDYDDGRLIYEIDIRTAQGLKYEVKVDANTGQVIRVKLD, encoded by the coding sequence TTGACGAATCGGCATTGGCAAGGAAACGACGGATATTGGGGGAATCATTGGCAAAATCCGCAGTATCGGAGAATCTCACTAGAGCAGGCGATAGCAATTGCGCAGGAACAAGTCCCTGGAAATGTTGTGAAAGCCGAGTTGGACTATGATGATGGACGGTTGATCTATGAAATCGATATCCGAACCGCACAAGGCTTGAAATACGAAGTGAAAGTGGATGCCAACACGGGGCAAGTGATTCGAGTCAAGTTAGACTGA